One segment of Pseudomonas pohangensis DNA contains the following:
- a CDS encoding LuxR C-terminal-related transcriptional regulator: MSTARSKNSSSTEPGVLDSVPPGLVLKLTPPRLRKSLLPRERLRQLREKSADVEVILVEAPAGYGKTSLLAQWRLDWLHSGTLVTWFDLDSDDSVTSLGSGIIEGLRRASARPEFGHDALEAIRRGSGFTQAATSLLAEIAEYAHPTVIILDNGERPSSPELVDLCNYLLHNLPPNLQIVVGSRTRLPLATGDLLAHGNLLQVNIKNLQFDLEETHALLTQKLGDKASVELAARLHDITEGWPLGLQLAVTALEQSADPEQALQQFSHSGDQATQQLVTGFLAHLPTELADFALRCSLLDAIHPALCAAITGQSNTAELFEQLRSETPLLTSIENSDWLHLHPLIREYLRSKASNSLSSSEQKEIHRRAWQWLAEQGDAEQAARHALAAGYAQEAFALIAVNLYDLCMKEGHYGTVADWLKRMPESEIFHNTALRLTAGWQAALTGNWRKAEYYVGTLVEPPCADSTLYGEALAILAVANSRAERLDVAEQYCRAYPENAPDSLASRSLTHIRAFSALFRGASEEARHLLSNIPSDNRYFAQEVFHARSLGHIYLWEGRPTLADDAVRRRHALCEVVAGRRNELTMALASILAAACWERDARDEARALLAFRFNLGDRAGSLMWSERSYMVQASIAAYDGDEPRAFALLEALTSIGTTQSILSIRLMSMVERIRLHAARHRSGQCSTLLQDMDALFARESHQTPVGLHPLLHLYRNLAHSFTAFASGQPANAEQWLDKAWPLAQQLNRGREMVQIQAMQAVVRDAAGESPDELLNAALGRAESCGQVRVFADTLPEVPDLISRWAITPSAREQVSPDFILQVLEAAGVGIDEAKEPSATPSPAITAAASAFLTPKESEVLNLLASGLPNKRIASTMNLSSETIKWHMKKLFIKLNAGNRQHAVDRARLLGLIP; this comes from the coding sequence ATGAGCACTGCACGCAGCAAAAATTCCAGCAGCACCGAACCCGGTGTGCTTGATTCGGTACCGCCGGGACTGGTGCTTAAACTGACCCCTCCGCGCCTGCGCAAAAGCCTGCTGCCTCGCGAACGGCTGCGCCAGCTGCGGGAAAAGTCCGCAGACGTGGAAGTCATTCTTGTCGAAGCCCCGGCCGGCTATGGCAAGACCTCGCTGCTGGCGCAATGGCGGCTTGACTGGTTGCACAGCGGCACTCTGGTTACCTGGTTCGATCTGGACAGCGATGACAGCGTTACCAGTCTGGGCAGCGGCATCATAGAAGGGTTGCGGCGCGCCTCGGCACGCCCCGAATTTGGCCACGATGCACTGGAAGCCATACGCCGAGGCAGCGGATTTACTCAGGCGGCCACCTCGCTGCTTGCAGAGATTGCTGAATACGCCCACCCCACGGTAATCATCCTCGACAATGGCGAACGGCCAAGCAGCCCGGAACTGGTGGACCTGTGCAACTACCTGCTGCACAACCTGCCACCCAATCTGCAGATTGTGGTCGGCTCGAGAACCCGCTTGCCACTGGCTACCGGCGATCTGCTTGCCCATGGCAACCTGTTGCAGGTAAACATCAAGAATCTGCAGTTTGACCTTGAGGAAACCCATGCCCTGCTGACCCAGAAGCTGGGTGACAAGGCATCTGTAGAATTGGCCGCACGCCTGCACGACATCACAGAAGGCTGGCCACTTGGCTTGCAACTGGCAGTCACCGCACTGGAACAGTCCGCCGATCCCGAGCAGGCTTTGCAGCAATTCTCCCACTCCGGCGACCAGGCCACACAGCAACTGGTAACCGGGTTTCTCGCCCACCTGCCGACCGAACTGGCCGATTTCGCCTTGCGCTGTTCGCTGCTCGACGCTATCCATCCGGCTCTTTGCGCCGCGATTACCGGCCAATCCAATACCGCGGAACTGTTCGAGCAACTGCGCAGCGAAACACCGTTACTGACCTCCATCGAAAACAGCGACTGGCTACATCTGCATCCACTGATCCGCGAGTACCTGCGTAGCAAGGCCAGCAACAGTCTCTCTTCCAGCGAACAGAAAGAAATTCACCGGCGCGCCTGGCAATGGCTGGCCGAACAGGGTGATGCCGAGCAGGCTGCGCGCCATGCACTGGCGGCCGGTTACGCACAGGAGGCCTTCGCACTGATAGCCGTCAACCTGTATGACCTGTGCATGAAAGAAGGCCATTACGGAACTGTTGCAGACTGGCTTAAGCGCATGCCCGAGTCGGAAATCTTTCACAACACGGCCTTGCGCCTGACAGCAGGCTGGCAGGCTGCTTTAACGGGAAACTGGAGGAAAGCCGAATATTATGTCGGCACGCTAGTCGAGCCTCCATGCGCAGACAGCACTCTGTATGGCGAGGCGCTGGCCATTCTGGCCGTTGCCAACTCAAGAGCAGAGCGCCTGGATGTGGCAGAGCAGTATTGTCGCGCCTATCCGGAAAACGCCCCGGATTCGCTGGCTTCGCGCAGCCTGACGCACATCCGTGCTTTTTCTGCGCTGTTTCGCGGAGCCAGCGAAGAAGCGCGCCACCTGCTCAGTAATATTCCCAGTGATAACCGTTACTTTGCCCAGGAAGTCTTTCATGCCCGCAGCCTTGGCCATATCTACCTGTGGGAAGGGCGTCCGACGCTGGCCGACGATGCTGTGCGCAGGCGCCACGCACTCTGCGAAGTGGTTGCCGGTCGCCGCAATGAACTGACCATGGCGTTAGCCAGCATTCTCGCTGCCGCATGCTGGGAACGTGACGCTCGCGATGAAGCGCGGGCGCTTCTCGCATTCCGTTTTAATCTGGGTGACCGCGCCGGCAGCCTCATGTGGAGCGAGCGCAGTTATATGGTACAGGCCAGCATCGCAGCCTATGACGGCGATGAACCGCGGGCTTTTGCCTTGCTGGAAGCACTGACCAGCATAGGCACCACCCAGAGCATCCTGAGCATCCGCTTGATGAGCATGGTCGAGCGGATCCGCCTGCATGCCGCAAGACACCGGTCTGGGCAATGCTCAACGCTTCTGCAGGATATGGACGCACTCTTCGCCAGAGAATCCCACCAGACGCCCGTTGGCCTCCACCCCTTGCTGCATCTTTACCGCAATCTTGCACACAGCTTTACCGCCTTTGCCAGTGGCCAGCCCGCCAACGCCGAACAATGGCTGGATAAAGCCTGGCCACTGGCCCAGCAACTCAACCGCGGCCGTGAAATGGTCCAGATACAGGCCATGCAAGCAGTTGTACGCGACGCTGCAGGCGAATCTCCGGACGAATTACTCAATGCAGCTCTCGGCAGGGCAGAATCCTGTGGTCAGGTCAGGGTTTTTGCCGACACCCTGCCCGAGGTTCCCGACCTCATAAGCCGCTGGGCGATTACCCCGAGCGCTCGCGAACAGGTCAGTCCGGACTTTATTCTGCAAGTGCTGGAGGCAGCCGGCGTCGGAATTGATGAGGCAAAAGAGCCCTCCGCCACCCCGAGCCCGGCCATTACTGCAGCTGCATCGGCCTTTCTCACCCCCAAGGAAAGTGAAGTTCTTAACCTGCTGGCCAGCGGATTACCTAACAAGCGAATAGCTTCGACCATGAATCTGAGCAGCGAAACCATCAAGTGGCATATGAAAAAGCTGTTTATCAAGCTCAATGCCGGCAATCGCCAACATGCAGTAGACCGCGCCCGCCTGCTGGGGCTGATCCCCTGA
- the folK gene encoding 2-amino-4-hydroxy-6-hydroxymethyldihydropteridine diphosphokinase: MSITHVLLGLGSNFERVTNLLAGLDALDRLLPGIRCSPVFESESVGIKSGAFYNLVVAAQTDLSIAQLDRRLKDIEADNGRYAPQRQGLPLDIDILVYGESVGVFEGLLLPREEILRNAFVLWPLSLLEPELKHPGEKQSFAELWRVSRIDQRLWPVSFAWNGNELTPLELRQKYPAPVNAKTPD; the protein is encoded by the coding sequence ATGTCGATAACGCACGTCTTGCTCGGGCTTGGCAGCAACTTTGAGCGCGTCACCAATCTGCTCGCTGGGCTTGATGCCCTTGATCGGCTATTGCCGGGAATCCGCTGTTCACCGGTGTTTGAGAGTGAATCGGTGGGCATCAAAAGCGGCGCCTTTTATAACCTGGTGGTGGCTGCGCAAACCGATTTGTCCATTGCCCAGCTGGATCGGCGGCTCAAGGACATTGAGGCGGACAACGGGCGCTACGCACCGCAGCGTCAGGGTTTGCCGCTGGATATCGATATTCTTGTTTATGGCGAGAGCGTCGGCGTTTTTGAGGGTTTGCTGTTGCCGCGCGAGGAAATCTTGCGCAATGCCTTTGTGCTCTGGCCGCTGTCACTGCTTGAGCCGGAACTGAAGCACCCCGGAGAAAAGCAGAGTTTTGCCGAATTATGGCGTGTATCGCGGATTGATCAGCGATTGTGGCCGGTTTCTTTTGCCTGGAACGGCAATGAACTTACGCCTCTGGAGTTGCGGCAGAAATACCCGGCACCGGTAAATGCAAAAACGCCTGACTAG
- a CDS encoding symmetrical bis(5'-nucleosyl)-tetraphosphatase: MTTYAVGDIQGCLEPLKCLLDKVGFKPAKDHLWLVGDLVNRGPQSLETLRFLFAMRDSLTCVLGNHDLHLLAVAHNIERMKKHDTFQDILAAPDRRDLLDWLRQQKLLHYDEQRDIALVHAGIPPQWTLRKALRLAAEVEEVLQDDARLLPFLDGMYGNEPACWSKDLHGIERLRVITNYLTRMRFCKADGTLDLKSKEGVETAPPGYAPWFSYPQRKTHGQKIIFGHWAALEGNCQGAGLTALDTGCVWGGSMTLLNIDTGARHICQCQEPSA; encoded by the coding sequence ATGACCACCTATGCCGTTGGCGACATTCAGGGCTGCCTGGAACCACTCAAATGCCTGCTCGACAAGGTTGGCTTCAAGCCTGCAAAGGATCATCTGTGGCTGGTTGGCGATCTGGTCAACCGTGGCCCGCAATCCCTGGAGACCCTGCGCTTCCTGTTTGCCATGCGCGACAGCCTGACCTGCGTTCTGGGCAATCACGACCTGCACCTTCTCGCAGTCGCCCACAATATCGAACGCATGAAAAAGCATGACACCTTCCAGGACATTCTTGCTGCCCCGGATCGTCGCGACCTGCTCGACTGGTTACGCCAGCAGAAATTGCTGCACTATGACGAGCAGCGAGACATCGCACTGGTTCACGCAGGCATCCCGCCGCAATGGACCTTGCGCAAGGCGCTGCGCCTGGCCGCCGAAGTTGAGGAGGTCCTGCAGGATGATGCCCGCTTGCTGCCGTTTCTCGACGGCATGTATGGCAACGAGCCGGCCTGCTGGAGCAAGGACCTGCATGGCATAGAGCGCCTGCGCGTCATCACCAACTACCTGACACGCATGCGTTTTTGCAAAGCCGATGGCACCCTTGACCTCAAGAGCAAGGAAGGCGTGGAAACCGCCCCGCCAGGCTATGCCCCGTGGTTCAGTTATCCGCAGCGCAAAACCCATGGACAGAAAATCATTTTTGGCCACTGGGCAGCGCTGGAAGGCAATTGCCAAGGCGCCGGTCTGACGGCACTGGATACCGGCTGCGTCTGGGGTGGCAGCATGACTCTGCTGAATATCGACACCGGTGCACGCCACATCTGCCAATGTCAGGAGCCTTCTGCATGA
- the apaG gene encoding Co2+/Mg2+ efflux protein ApaG: MSDPRYQIEVSVTTQFLPEQSQPEQNRFAFSYSIAIHNAGSLPAKLLSRHWLITNGDGQVQEVRGAGVVGQQPVIAPGETHSYTSGTVMSTRVGTMQGSYQMLAGDGNKFDAIIRPFRLAVPGSLH; encoded by the coding sequence GTGTCCGATCCCCGATACCAGATAGAAGTAAGCGTCACCACCCAGTTTCTTCCCGAGCAATCCCAGCCCGAGCAGAATCGCTTTGCCTTCAGCTACAGCATCGCGATCCATAATGCAGGCAGTCTGCCGGCCAAGCTGTTATCGCGTCACTGGCTGATTACCAATGGCGATGGTCAGGTACAGGAAGTGCGTGGTGCTGGCGTGGTCGGGCAACAGCCGGTGATCGCGCCCGGAGAAACCCACAGCTACACCAGTGGCACCGTCATGAGTACCCGCGTGGGCACCATGCAGGGCAGCTATCAGATGCTCGCAGGGGACGGTAACAAGTTCGACGCCATCATCCGCCCCTTCCGCCTGGCCGTACCCGGCTCACTGCACTGA
- the glpE gene encoding thiosulfate sulfurtransferase GlpE, producing the protein MSSFKRIPPRQAQVLREQGAIVVDIRDPQSYAMGHISGSQHLDNFSLAAFIASADYETPVIVSCYHGNSSQSAAAYLSSQGFVEVYSLDGGFELWSTTYPEAITRLDP; encoded by the coding sequence ATGAGCAGCTTCAAACGCATCCCGCCCCGGCAAGCCCAGGTACTGCGTGAGCAGGGCGCTATTGTGGTCGACATTCGCGATCCGCAAAGCTATGCCATGGGTCATATCAGCGGCTCACAACATCTGGATAACTTCTCCTTGGCCGCGTTCATTGCCAGTGCCGATTACGAAACGCCGGTAATCGTCAGCTGCTATCACGGCAACTCCAGCCAGAGCGCTGCTGCCTATTTGAGCAGTCAGGGGTTTGTCGAGGTTTACAGTCTGGATGGTGGTTTCGAGCTCTGGAGCACTACCTACCCCGAAGCCATAACCCGTCTGGATCCGTAA
- the plsY gene encoding glycerol-3-phosphate 1-O-acyltransferase PlsY yields the protein MFWPLLIFAYLLGSLSFAIVLSQLFATADPRALGSGNPGASNMLRVAGKKLALLTLLGDLLKGLLPVLLAQYSGLDTQQQAWIGLAAVVGHLYPLYFHFQGGKGVATAAGMLLGLYPPAALLATSSWALTFILTRTSSLASLISTPLILPLLAWQQPEALLPMSALTALIVWRHRRNLRDLLDGRERHF from the coding sequence ATGTTCTGGCCTTTGCTGATTTTCGCCTATCTTCTCGGCTCGCTGTCCTTCGCTATTGTGCTGAGTCAGCTGTTTGCAACAGCTGACCCCCGCGCACTCGGCTCGGGCAATCCCGGGGCGAGCAACATGCTGCGTGTTGCCGGAAAAAAACTTGCGCTACTAACCCTGCTCGGTGACCTGCTCAAAGGTTTGCTGCCTGTATTGCTCGCGCAATACTCAGGACTTGATACCCAACAGCAGGCCTGGATTGGTCTCGCGGCCGTGGTTGGACATCTGTATCCGCTGTACTTCCACTTTCAGGGCGGAAAAGGTGTAGCCACGGCAGCCGGAATGTTGCTGGGGTTGTATCCCCCCGCAGCACTTCTGGCAACCTCAAGCTGGGCGCTGACTTTTATCCTGACCCGTACCAGCTCGCTGGCTTCCCTCATATCTACACCCTTGATCCTGCCGCTACTGGCCTGGCAACAGCCCGAAGCCCTGCTGCCCATGAGTGCACTCACTGCGCTTATCGTTTGGCGCCATAGGCGCAATTTACGCGACCTGCTCGATGGCCGTGAGCGGCATTTCTGA
- the folB gene encoding dihydroneopterin aldolase — protein sequence MDTVFIEGLEVDTVIGAYDWERGVRQCLRLDLQMAWDIRQPAHADELALALDYAVVCQRIQAFAAEASFILVETFAERLAQLLMSEFGIPWIYLKVSKPGAVPAAAAVGVEIERGCR from the coding sequence TTGGATACGGTTTTTATTGAGGGGCTGGAAGTAGATACGGTCATCGGTGCCTATGACTGGGAGCGGGGTGTCCGCCAATGTTTGCGTCTTGATCTGCAAATGGCCTGGGATATTCGCCAGCCAGCACATGCTGACGAGCTCGCCCTGGCGCTGGACTATGCGGTGGTTTGCCAGCGGATTCAGGCGTTTGCTGCCGAGGCCAGCTTTATCCTGGTGGAAACCTTTGCCGAAAGACTTGCGCAGCTGTTGATGAGCGAGTTCGGCATACCCTGGATTTACCTTAAGGTATCCAAGCCGGGTGCAGTTCCAGCTGCCGCGGCAGTGGGCGTGGAGATTGAGCGCGGATGTCGATAA
- a CDS encoding multifunctional CCA addition/repair protein, with protein MQIFKVGGAVRDRLLNRPVHENDWVVVGASAEEMLAQGFRPVGADFPVFLHPQTGEEYALARTERKSGRGYGGFTFYATPDVTLEEDLLRRDLTINAMAEDAHGQLTDPYGGQADLAARLLRHVAPAFAEDPLRVLRVARFAARYAPLGFRVADETMQLMQQLASSGELLALTPERSWKEISRALMEPCPDIFIQVLYDCGALQVILPEVAALFGVPQPAAHHPEVDTGLHLLLVLQQCAQHEQPLSVRWACLLHDVGKGLTKPADWPRHIAHEQKGVPLVRAINQRCKAPKDCQELALLVCQYHTHCHRALELKASTLLELLAKMDAFRRPQRFSDFVAACTMDALGRTGLEHQPYPQAGYLEAAASTARTVSVQPLLEQGLQGENLGQGLHALRLKALSLFLHDQRRKADGESALQARKDA; from the coding sequence ATGCAGATTTTCAAGGTAGGTGGCGCCGTGCGTGACCGCCTGCTGAACAGACCGGTGCATGAAAACGACTGGGTAGTAGTCGGTGCCAGCGCTGAAGAGATGCTTGCCCAAGGCTTCCGGCCGGTTGGCGCCGACTTTCCGGTTTTTCTCCATCCACAAACCGGGGAGGAATACGCTTTGGCGCGCACAGAGCGCAAAAGCGGCCGTGGCTATGGCGGCTTTACCTTCTATGCAACGCCCGATGTCACCCTGGAAGAAGACTTGCTGCGCCGCGATCTGACCATCAATGCGATGGCAGAAGATGCTCATGGACAGCTGACAGACCCCTACGGTGGTCAGGCAGACCTGGCAGCAAGGCTGTTGCGCCACGTCGCCCCGGCTTTTGCCGAAGACCCGCTGCGCGTATTGCGCGTCGCCCGCTTTGCCGCACGCTATGCCCCTCTGGGCTTTCGCGTGGCTGACGAAACCATGCAGCTGATGCAGCAGCTTGCCAGTTCCGGCGAACTGCTGGCACTCACGCCCGAACGCAGCTGGAAGGAAATATCCCGTGCACTGATGGAGCCATGTCCGGACATTTTCATTCAGGTTCTTTATGACTGCGGCGCGCTACAGGTGATACTTCCTGAAGTGGCTGCCCTGTTTGGTGTCCCGCAACCCGCCGCGCACCACCCGGAAGTCGATACCGGCCTGCACTTGCTGCTGGTGCTGCAACAGTGCGCGCAACACGAGCAGCCCCTGAGCGTGCGCTGGGCCTGCTTGTTGCATGATGTAGGCAAGGGCCTGACCAAACCTGCCGACTGGCCCCGGCATATCGCCCACGAGCAAAAAGGCGTGCCGCTGGTGCGGGCCATCAACCAGCGCTGCAAGGCGCCGAAGGATTGTCAGGAACTGGCGCTGCTGGTTTGCCAGTACCATACCCACTGCCATAGGGCGCTGGAGTTGAAAGCCTCGACCCTGCTCGAACTGCTGGCGAAAATGGATGCATTTCGCCGGCCGCAACGCTTCAGCGACTTCGTGGCTGCCTGCACCATGGATGCCCTTGGCCGCACCGGGCTGGAGCATCAGCCCTACCCGCAGGCGGGCTATCTGGAGGCTGCAGCATCGACCGCACGTACAGTCAGCGTTCAACCGCTGCTGGAGCAGGGTTTGCAGGGAGAGAATCTTGGCCAGGGCTTGCATGCTTTGCGCTTGAAGGCATTAAGCCTTTTCCTGCACGATCAGCGGCGTAAAGCTGATGGCGAATCAGCACTTCAAGCGCGGAAGGATGCATGA
- the tsaD gene encoding tRNA (adenosine(37)-N6)-threonylcarbamoyltransferase complex transferase subunit TsaD produces the protein MRVLGLETSCDETGVALYDSEQGLLADALFSQIDLHRIYGGVVPELASRDHVKRMLPLIRQVLDEAGSTAEDIDAIAYTAGPGLVGALLVGASCAQALAFAWGVPALGVHHMEGHLLAPMLEESPPEFPFVALLVSGGHTQLVRVDGIGRYELLGESLDDAAGEAFDKTAKLIGLAYPGGPEIARLAETGIPGRFVFPRPMTDRPGLDFSFSGLKTYALNTWQACKAAGDAGEQTRCDIALAFQQAVVATLAIKCKRALKQTGLKRLVIAGGVSANKALRQELESMVATVSGQVFYARPRFCTDNGAMIAYAGCQRLQAGQHEGPAIVVHARWPMDSLPAL, from the coding sequence ATGCGTGTGCTGGGGCTGGAAACATCGTGCGACGAAACCGGTGTGGCGCTGTATGACAGCGAGCAAGGACTGCTCGCCGATGCACTGTTTAGTCAGATTGACCTGCATCGTATTTATGGTGGGGTGGTGCCTGAACTGGCCTCGCGTGATCATGTGAAGCGCATGCTGCCTTTGATCCGCCAGGTACTGGATGAGGCCGGTAGTACTGCCGAAGATATTGACGCTATTGCCTATACGGCAGGTCCGGGGCTGGTCGGTGCCTTGCTGGTTGGCGCCTCATGCGCCCAGGCTCTGGCCTTTGCCTGGGGCGTGCCGGCACTTGGCGTGCATCACATGGAAGGTCATTTGCTGGCTCCTATGCTGGAAGAGTCACCACCGGAGTTCCCGTTTGTCGCTTTACTGGTTTCCGGCGGCCATACCCAGCTGGTGCGGGTGGATGGCATCGGTCGCTACGAATTGCTTGGTGAGTCTCTGGACGATGCGGCCGGCGAGGCTTTCGACAAGACAGCCAAGCTGATCGGGCTTGCCTATCCGGGTGGCCCGGAAATCGCACGTCTGGCCGAAACGGGTATTCCCGGACGCTTTGTTTTCCCCCGCCCGATGACTGACCGGCCGGGGCTGGACTTCAGTTTTAGCGGGTTGAAAACTTATGCGCTGAATACCTGGCAAGCGTGCAAGGCAGCAGGAGATGCAGGGGAGCAGACGCGCTGTGATATTGCTCTGGCGTTTCAGCAGGCAGTGGTGGCCACGCTGGCGATCAAATGCAAGCGCGCGTTGAAGCAGACCGGGTTGAAACGTCTGGTGATTGCAGGTGGTGTCAGTGCCAATAAGGCGTTGCGTCAGGAGCTGGAAAGCATGGTTGCTACAGTTTCGGGTCAGGTGTTTTATGCGCGACCGCGGTTTTGTACTGATAATGGCGCGATGATTGCTTACGCGGGCTGTCAGCGCCTGCAGGCCGGCCAGCATGAAGGGCCAGCCATCGTGGTGCATGCGCGCTGGCCGATGGACAGCCTGCCGGCGCTTTAG
- the rpsU gene encoding 30S ribosomal protein S21, translating to MPAVKLKENEPFDVALRRFKRSCEKAGVLAEVRSREFYEKPTTERKRKAAAAVKRHAKKVQREQRRRERLY from the coding sequence ATGCCCGCCGTCAAACTTAAAGAGAACGAACCATTCGACGTAGCCCTGCGTCGCTTCAAGCGCTCCTGCGAAAAAGCCGGTGTTCTGGCCGAAGTACGCAGCCGCGAGTTTTATGAAAAGCCCACCACTGAGCGCAAGCGCAAGGCAGCAGCAGCTGTTAAGCGTCACGCCAAGAAAGTGCAGCGCGAACAGCGCCGTCGTGAGCGCCTGTACTGA
- the dnaG gene encoding DNA primase, producing the protein MAGLIPQSFIDDLLNRTDIVEVVASRIQLKKAGKNFSARCPFHNEKTPSFSVSPDKQFYYCFGCGAGGNALGFIMDHDHLDFPQAVEELAKRAGMDVPHEEGGRESRPRPPTDSPLYALLEEASKFYQQTLKSHPSRKAAVDYLKGRGLSGEIARDFRLGFAPPGWDNLLKHLGGDSLQLKAMLDSGLLIENTDNPEKTKRYDRFRDRIMFPIRDTRGRVIAFGGRVLGDDKPKYLNSPETPIFHKGQELYGLFEARKNNRNLDELMVVEGYMDVIALAQQGLLNAVATLGTATSDEHVKRMFRLVPSILFCFDGDPAGRKAAWRALEATLPSLEDGRRARFMFLPEGEDPDSLVRAEGTDAFQARLHQQALPLAEYFFQQLSEEADPSSLEGKAHLATLAVPLIDKIPGQNLKTLMHQRLREITGLQTDPGHSNANANPAKSETVDTDAYYYDSSPAFPDTTERNTTSQSFTGYRARESARRSSAPRQSSRTSGVESPTLSALRTLLQSPRLAGQVETASHFAADGDIYTQLLVALLEALQKNPNQSALQLISRWHGTEQGRLLRALAEKEWLIDASNLEQQFFDTINNLSARQRERALEQLLLKARQTELSSDEKSQLRELLNRESSPAKPTSSGA; encoded by the coding sequence ATGGCCGGACTCATACCGCAATCCTTTATCGATGACCTGCTTAACCGCACCGACATTGTCGAAGTGGTGGCTTCACGCATCCAGCTAAAAAAGGCCGGCAAGAATTTCAGCGCGCGCTGCCCGTTTCACAATGAGAAAACACCCTCTTTCAGCGTCAGCCCGGACAAACAGTTTTATTACTGCTTTGGCTGCGGCGCCGGCGGGAATGCGCTTGGCTTCATCATGGACCATGACCACCTGGACTTCCCCCAGGCGGTAGAGGAACTGGCCAAGCGTGCAGGCATGGATGTGCCACACGAGGAAGGCGGGCGCGAAAGCCGCCCCCGCCCGCCCACTGACTCACCGCTATACGCCCTGCTGGAAGAAGCCAGCAAGTTTTATCAGCAAACGCTCAAGAGCCACCCGTCGCGCAAGGCAGCTGTCGACTACCTGAAAGGCCGCGGGCTATCCGGCGAAATCGCCAGAGACTTCCGCCTCGGCTTCGCACCACCGGGCTGGGACAACCTGCTGAAACATCTTGGTGGTGACAGCCTGCAGCTCAAGGCCATGCTCGACTCTGGACTCCTGATAGAAAACACAGATAATCCTGAAAAAACAAAACGTTATGATCGGTTTCGCGACCGCATCATGTTCCCCATCCGGGATACCCGCGGCCGTGTTATTGCTTTTGGCGGACGCGTGCTGGGGGACGACAAACCCAAGTACCTGAACTCTCCCGAGACACCCATTTTTCACAAGGGGCAGGAGCTTTACGGCCTTTTCGAAGCACGTAAAAACAATCGAAACCTTGATGAACTCATGGTTGTCGAAGGCTACATGGACGTCATCGCACTGGCCCAGCAGGGCCTGCTCAATGCGGTTGCAACGCTGGGCACCGCAACCAGTGACGAACACGTCAAACGCATGTTCCGCCTGGTACCAAGCATCCTGTTCTGCTTCGATGGCGATCCTGCAGGACGCAAGGCTGCATGGCGCGCTCTGGAGGCAACCCTTCCCAGCCTGGAGGATGGCCGCCGCGCACGCTTCATGTTTCTTCCCGAAGGAGAAGATCCCGACAGCCTGGTACGCGCTGAAGGCACCGACGCCTTTCAGGCTCGCCTGCACCAGCAAGCACTGCCACTGGCCGAATATTTTTTCCAGCAACTCAGTGAAGAGGCCGACCCAAGCTCACTGGAGGGCAAGGCTCATCTGGCAACCCTCGCCGTCCCGCTGATCGACAAAATTCCCGGGCAGAACCTCAAGACCCTGATGCATCAGCGACTGCGGGAAATCACCGGACTGCAAACGGACCCCGGCCACTCCAATGCCAATGCCAACCCCGCAAAGAGCGAAACAGTCGATACTGACGCGTATTATTACGACTCCAGCCCTGCTTTTCCGGATACCACGGAGCGCAACACCACCAGTCAAAGCTTTACCGGCTACCGGGCCCGGGAATCCGCCAGGCGCAGTTCGGCGCCCCGACAATCCAGCCGCACCAGCGGCGTGGAGTCTCCCACGCTGTCAGCCCTGCGCACTCTCCTGCAAAGCCCCAGACTGGCGGGTCAGGTTGAAACGGCCAGTCACTTTGCCGCGGACGGTGACATCTACACGCAACTGCTCGTCGCACTACTGGAAGCATTGCAAAAGAATCCCAACCAGTCAGCCCTGCAACTAATCTCCCGCTGGCATGGTACGGAGCAAGGACGATTGTTGCGTGCGCTGGCTGAAAAAGAATGGCTTATCGACGCCAGCAACCTTGAACAGCAGTTTTTCGACACCATAAACAACCTGTCGGCGCGACAACGTGAACGTGCACTGGAACAATTGCTGCTGAAAGCACGTCAAACAGAACTGAGCAGCGATGAAAAATCACAGCTACGGGAGCTTCTCAATCGGGAATCTTCACCAGCAAAGCCGACCTCGTCTGGCGCATAG